In Emys orbicularis isolate rEmyOrb1 chromosome 12, rEmyOrb1.hap1, whole genome shotgun sequence, one genomic interval encodes:
- the ARFRP1 gene encoding ADP-ribosylation factor-related protein 1 isoform X2 translates to MYTLLSGLYKYMFRRDEYCILILGLDNAGKTTFLEQTKTRFNRTYKGMSLSKITTTVGLNIGTIDVGKARLMFWDLGGQDELQSLWDKYYAESHGVIYVIDSTDEERLSESKRAFEKVVTSEALEGVPILVLANKQDVETSTTQ, encoded by the exons ATGTATACGCTGCTGTCTGGACTTTATAAGTACATGTTCCGTAGGGATGAGTACTGCATTTTGATCCTTGGGCTGGACAATGCGGGGAAAACG ACCTTCCTTGAGCAGACTAAAACCCGATTTAACAGGACCTACAAGGGGATGAGCTTATCCAAAATCACTACCACTGTGGGCTTAAACA TTGGTACTATTGATGTGGGCAAAGCCCGGCTAATGTTCTGGGATCTTGGAGGGCAGGACGAGCTGCAGTCCCTCTGGGACAAG TACTATGCTGAATCCCATGGGGTCATCTATGTAATCGACTCCACTGATGAAGAGAGGCTCTCGGAATCTAAAAGAGCTTTTG AGAAAGTGGTCACCAGTGAAGCTCTGGAAGGGGTTCCCATACTGGTGTTAGCTAACAAGCAGGATGTAGAG ACCAGCACTACTCAATGA
- the ARFRP1 gene encoding ADP-ribosylation factor-related protein 1 isoform X1, with protein MYTLLSGLYKYMFRRDEYCILILGLDNAGKTTFLEQTKTRFNRTYKGMSLSKITTTVGLNIGTIDVGKARLMFWDLGGQDELQSLWDKYYAESHGVIYVIDSTDEERLSESKRAFEKVVTSEALEGVPILVLANKQDVETCLSIPDIKTAFSDCINKIGRRDCLTQACSALTGNGVNEGIEWMVKCVVRNIHRPPRQKDIT; from the exons ATGTATACGCTGCTGTCTGGACTTTATAAGTACATGTTCCGTAGGGATGAGTACTGCATTTTGATCCTTGGGCTGGACAATGCGGGGAAAACG ACCTTCCTTGAGCAGACTAAAACCCGATTTAACAGGACCTACAAGGGGATGAGCTTATCCAAAATCACTACCACTGTGGGCTTAAACA TTGGTACTATTGATGTGGGCAAAGCCCGGCTAATGTTCTGGGATCTTGGAGGGCAGGACGAGCTGCAGTCCCTCTGGGACAAG TACTATGCTGAATCCCATGGGGTCATCTATGTAATCGACTCCACTGATGAAGAGAGGCTCTCGGAATCTAAAAGAGCTTTTG AGAAAGTGGTCACCAGTGAAGCTCTGGAAGGGGTTCCCATACTGGTGTTAGCTAACAAGCAGGATGTAGAG ACCTGTCTGTCGATCCCTGACATCAAGACAGCGTTTAGCGACTGCATTAACAAAATTGGGAGGAGAGACTGCCTGACGCAGGCCTGCTCAGCTCTCACTGG CAATGGGGTGAACGAGGGAATCGAGTGGATGGTGAAATGCGTGGTGAGGAACATTCACCGGCCGCCGAGGCAGAAGGACATCACGTAA
- the ZGPAT gene encoding zinc finger CCCH-type with G patch domain-containing protein, with translation MITMDEESLETAIQTYKAQLQQVELALGAGSDPSQQSDLIQLQEDLKQLIELTESSLVSVKKSKLLATLDTDAPSISPAGHLKQDSNSGRSCNDEEYAAFKEAIAELKPLSTKDEASPKEDGEADGENESKYSEEEEASEEEEEEVSGMKVKAPYYSPWGTLEYHNAMIVGTECLEDGSAGVRVLYLYPTHKSLKPCPFFLDGKCRFKENCRFSHGQVVSVDELHPFQEPNLGSLEVGSACLAKHHDGIWYAAKITDIDSGYYTVKFESLLLKEAVVEGDGIMPPLRSEEDSSSPESEEDNVDDSGYAKVIDSGPLENGEGAPACSSSFGGWEAHTRGIGSKLLAQMGYEFGKGLGKNAEGRVEPVQAIVLPKGKSLDQCAEILQKKQLDPAKSRKRRVKANHSGRPSAGSRKPPRNVFDFLNEKLQGKGSGEQDGGMTPVERNNKEIYHASKSTKKALSVRLFQTVEKIDQTQKTIRGIQEALARNVGRHGIATAQLEEKLAGAHRQLGQLRAQEASLQQEQKKAETHKKMTEF, from the exons ATGATAACAATGGATGAGGAGAGTCTGGAAACAGCAATTCAAACCTATAAAGCACAATTGCAGCAAGTGGAGCTTGCTTTAGGGGCGGGATCGGATCCATCACAGCAATCTGATTTGATCCAACTGCAGGAGGATTTGAAACAATTGATAGAACTGACTGAATCCAGTCTGGTGTCAGTGAAAAAGAGTAAACTACTGGCCACTTTAGACACAGATGCACCCTCCATTTCTCCAGCAGGTCACCTAAAACAAGACAGTAATTCAGGCAGGTCCTGCAATGATGAGGAGTATGCTGCTTTTAAGGAAGCTATTGCTGAACTCAAGCCATTGAGTACTAAAGACGAGGCCTCTCCAAAGGAAGATGGAGAGGCTGATGGGGAAAATGAATCAAAGTACAGTGAAGAGGAGGAAGCctctgaggaagaggaggaggaagtgagtGGGATGAAGGTTAAAGCCCCGTACTACAGTCCATGGGGTACCCTGGAGTACCATAATGCCATGATTGTGGGGACAGAGTGTTTGGAAGATGGCAGTGCAGGAGTCCGAGTGCTGTATCTCTACCCAACTCACAAGTCCTTGAAGCCTTGTCCATTCTTCTTGGATGGCAAATGCAGATTTAAAGAGAATTGTCG GTTTTCCCATGGGCAAGTGGTATCTGTGGACGAGCTTCATCCATTTCAGGAGCCCAATCTCGGCTCTCTAGAAGTGGGCTCAGCCTGCTTGGCGAAACATCATGATGGAATATGGTATGCTGCAAAAATCACTG ACATTGACAGTGGTTACTACACAGTGAAGTTTGAGTCATTGCTGCTGAAGGAGGCTGTCGTGGAGGGAGATGGCATCATGCCACCACTGCGAAGCGAGGAAGACTCTTCCTCTCCCGAGTCTGAGGAAGACAACGTGGATGACTCTGGCTATGCTAAAG TGATCGATTCGGGGCCCTTGGAGAATGGGGAAGGGGCTCCAGCTTGCAGTTCCTCCTTTGGTGGCTGGGAGGCCCATACTCGTGGCATCGGCTCCAAACTACTCGCTCAAATGGGATATGAGTTTGGAAAAG GTTTGGGGAAGAACGCTGAGGGCCGAGTGGAGCCAGTGCAAGCCATAGTGCTGCCTAAAGGGAAGTCCCTTGACCAATGTGCTGAGATCCTTCAGAAGAAGCAGCTGGATCCAGCTAAGTCAAGGAAACGGCGAGTGAAGGCAAACCATTCTGGCCGTCCTTCTGCAGGGAGCCGCAAGCCCCCCCGCAATGTCTTTGACTTTCTGAATGAGAAGCTTCAGGGGaagggctctggggagcaggaTGGAGGAATGACACCAGTGGAGAGAAACAACAAGGAGATCTACCACGCCAGTAAGAGCACCAAGAAGGCCCTCAGTGTCCGCCTCTTCCAGACAGTGGAGAAGATTGACCAAACGCAGAAGACCATCAGGGGAATCCAGGAGGCCCTGGCACGCAATGTTGGACG GCACGGTATTGCCAcggcccagctggaggagaaacTAGCTGGTGCCCACAGGCAGCTGGGGCAGCTGCGGGCCCAGGAGGCcagcctgcagcaggagcagaagaAAGCCGAGACACACAAGAAAATGACTGAGTTCTAG